From a single Tachypleus tridentatus isolate NWPU-2018 chromosome 6, ASM421037v1, whole genome shotgun sequence genomic region:
- the LOC143254265 gene encoding type-1 angiotensin II receptor-associated protein-like isoform X2 gives MLGVFFIHFILSLWALQSPWLPYSYLYYNLIFVGCLLWSLQWKDSDEPVFMALVIDAISILLDVATISLYYKNTHNYTLLGIKFSAGMCILNLILRVVSVFILFRVFQQRGGRYNDLDILGVPSGSRGIYDNIDYSGQQSVPKTAVDTGSPVHENSPDTMPSPYHSP, from the exons ATGTTGGGTGTCTTCTTTATCCACTTTATCCTGTCACTGTG gGCTCTTCAAAGTCCTTGGCTTCCCTATTCATACCTATACTATAACTTAATTTTTGTGGGATGTTTGTTATGGAGTCTTCAATGGAAAGATTCTGATGAACCAGTCTTTATG GCCTTAGTGATAGATGCAATTTCTATTCTACTAGATGTCGCCAccatttcattatattataaaaacacacata ATTACACGTTGCTTGGAATCAAATTCAGTGCTGG AATGTGTATTTTGAATCTTATCCTCAGAGTAGTATCAGTGTTTATCCTCTTCAGAGTCTTCCAGCAAAGGGGAGGTCGTTATAATGATCTCGACATTCTAGGGGTACCTTCAG GCTCTAGAGGAATCTATGACAATATTGACTACAGTGGTCAACAAAGTGTGCCCAAAACAGCTGTTGATACAGGAAGTCCAGTCCATGAAAACAGTCCAGATACCATGCCATCTCCCTATCACAGTCCCTAA
- the LOC143254265 gene encoding type-1 angiotensin II receptor-associated protein-like isoform X1 has product MNIPNASLKGVFFIHFILSLWALQSPWLPYSYLYYNLIFVGCLLWSLQWKDSDEPVFMALVIDAISILLDVATISLYYKNTHNYTLLGIKFSAGMCILNLILRVVSVFILFRVFQQRGGRYNDLDILGVPSGSRGIYDNIDYSGQQSVPKTAVDTGSPVHENSPDTMPSPYHSP; this is encoded by the exons ATGAATATTCCAAATGCTTCACTGAAG GGTGTCTTTTTTATCCACTTTATCCTGTCACTGTG gGCTCTTCAAAGTCCTTGGCTTCCCTATTCATACCTATACTATAACTTAATTTTTGTGGGATGTTTGTTATGGAGTCTTCAATGGAAAGATTCTGATGAACCAGTCTTTATG GCCTTAGTGATAGATGCAATTTCTATTCTACTAGATGTCGCCAccatttcattatattataaaaacacacata ATTACACGTTGCTTGGAATCAAATTCAGTGCTGG AATGTGTATTTTGAATCTTATCCTCAGAGTAGTATCAGTGTTTATCCTCTTCAGAGTCTTCCAGCAAAGGGGAGGTCGTTATAATGATCTCGACATTCTAGGGGTACCTTCAG GCTCTAGAGGAATCTATGACAATATTGACTACAGTGGTCAACAAAGTGTGCCCAAAACAGCTGTTGATACAGGAAGTCCAGTCCATGAAAACAGTCCAGATACCATGCCATCTCCCTATCACAGTCCCTAA